One window from the genome of Oreochromis niloticus isolate F11D_XX linkage group LG20, O_niloticus_UMD_NMBU, whole genome shotgun sequence encodes:
- the rbbp8l gene encoding DNA endonuclease RBBP8 isoform X4 produces the protein MECFNDLLHKLKEVHEREIEGWQVKVQELSNKKGCDTKRMEELFTRNQQMKEQHRLLTENIKVLENRLRAGLCDRCTVTQEVAKRRQQEFEASQIQSLQHISLLAGEMNNLKKENKKLKDEIRNLKAALDKGHSDHSSNSSTTTEVKPNSSPALSPSSGILSLVNTTTSRASNKPADGNISVKPDVELKTEETEGRQLRGINRSQFDALPMSALTLPSWKKEHFVTRAGEKRRSSVSAAGEVRPGRHVVHAPVARHPQAINSSSASLRWSLSESSDWITAGTNPVVQTSPNLHSQHFHSLNPTRQQASPRRQVFSPPFPKQSNIQPPAREPTVVFRLTNLPEYMESQTKPTEKTEKKENLLPKVERVSEEGLKELNDGPLDLSDRGKSISSQVPKSDSSSALQDGTRVQKSPELEVNTNSSVDIAESSSSPIVIPSSSCATPGKQTEEQAPDKDPNHKQVDKEQDQKEEVNGKTDESKGKKVPILTLSLRPAVVVLETLNPALQKQDSLSSNGKSSSATDEPETSSDEQDEEDSRSGQESNQGSKRKRASVETDADRDFNTDSNNHRERKLKITMRSEEKSPR, from the exons TGACACAAAAAGAATGGAGGAACTTTTTACCAGAAACCAACAGATGAAAGAACAACACAGATTACTCACCGAGAACATTAAGGTTCTGGAAAACAG GCTTAGGGCTGGGCTGTGTGACAGATGTACAGTCACTCAAGAGGTAGCCAAGAGAAGACAACAGGAATTTGAAGCCTCCCAGATACAGAGCCTCCAGCACATCTCTCTACTTG CTGGAGAGATGAACAACCTGAAAAAAGAGAACAAGAAACTTAAAGATGAAATCAGAAACTTAAAAGCAGCACTTGA caAAGGTCACAGTGACCACTCTTCCAATAGTAGCACCACCACAGAGGTCAAGCCAAACTCTTCCCCTGCCCTTTCACCCTCATCTGGAATCCTGTCCCTTGTCAATACAACAACCAGCAGGGCAAGCAACAAGCCAGCAGATGGCAACATTTCAGTAAAGCCTGATGTcgaactgaaaactgaag aaaccGAAGGCAGACAGTTAAGAGGAATCAACCGAAGCCAGTTT GATGCTCTTCCAATGTCAGCCCTCACATTGCCATCATGGAAGAAAGAACACTTTGTAACTCGTGCTGGAGAGAAGAG GAGATCTTCTGTCTCAGCTGCTGGAGAGGTGCGACCCGGCAGACATGTTGTCCATGCTCCTGTCGCCCGACATCCTCAAGCAatcaacagcagctctgctTCTCTTCGCTGGTCCCTATCTGAATCATCTGATTGGATTACTGCTGGCACCAACCCAGTAGTGCAAACTTCACCCAATCTACACTCGCAACATTTTCATAGCTTGAACCCAACTAGGCAACAGGCCAGCCCTAGAAGGCAGGTTTTTAGTCCTCCGTTTCCTAAGCAAAGCAACATTCAGCCCCCTGCCAGAGAGCCAACTGTAGTTTTCCGATTGACAAACCTGCCAGAATACATGGAGAGTCAAACTAAGcccacagagaaaacagagaaaaaggaaaacctgCTACCCAAGGTTGAGAGGGTGTCTGAAGAAGGGTTAAAAGAGTTAAATGATGGGCCTTTGGACTTATCTGATCGGGGGAAGTCCATATCCAGtcaagtgccaaaaagtgattcaTCCTCAGCCTTACAAGATGGAACAAGAGTTCAAAAGAGCCCTGAATTGGAAGTAAATACAAATTCTTCTGTAGACATAGCAGAATCATCATCTTCACCTATTGTCATTCCTTCATCATCATGTGCAACGCCAGGCAAACAGACAGAAGAGCAAGCACCTGACAAGGATCCTAACCACAAG CAGGTAGATAAAGAGCAGGATCAGAAAGAGGAGGTGAATGGAAAGACGGATGAAAGCAAGGGGAAGAAGGTGCCTATCCTCACTCTATCATTACGGCCAG caGTAGTGGTGTTGGAGACTCTGAACCCAGCTCTGCAAAAGCAAGATTCCTTATCATCAAATGGCAAG TCATCTTCGGCAACAGATGAGCCAGAAACCAGCTCTGATGAGCAGGACGAGGAAGACAGCCGGTCAGGACAAGAAAGCAATCAGGGCTCCAAAAGGAAAAGGGCATCTGTGGAGACAGACGCAGACAGAGAtttcaacacagacagca ACAACCACCGGGAGAGGAAGCTCAAGATCACAATGAGATCAGAGGAAAAGAGCCCTAGATAA
- the rbbp8l gene encoding DNA endonuclease RBBP8 isoform X1, with the protein MECFNDLLHKLKEVHEREIEGWQVKVQELSNKKGCDTKRMEELFTRNQQMKEQHRLLTENIKVLENRLRAGLCDRCTVTQEVAKRRQQEFEASQIQSLQHISLLAGEMNNLKKENKKLKDEIRNLKAALDKGHSDHSSNSSTTTEVKPNSSPALSPSSGILSLVNTTTSRASNKPADGNISVKPDVELKTEETEGRQLRGINRSQFDALPMSALTLPSWKKEHFVTRAGEKRIQNVEGLDQCSSMPTNSLLRRSSVSAAGEVRPGRHVVHAPVARHPQAINSSSASLRWSLSESSDWITAGTNPVVQTSPNLHSQHFHSLNPTRQQASPRRQVFSPPFPKQSNIQPPAREPTVVFRLTNLPEYMESQTKPTEKTEKKENLLPKVERVSEEGLKELNDGPLDLSDRGKSISSQVPKSDSSSALQDGTRVQKSPELEVNTNSSVDIAESSSSPIVIPSSSCATPGKQTEEQAPDKDPNHKQVDKEQDQKEEVNGKTDESKGKKVPILTLSLRPAVVVLETLNPALQKQDSLSSNGKSSSATDEPETSSDEQDEEDSRSGQESNQGSKRKRASVETDADRDFNTDSNNHRERKLKITMRSEEKSPR; encoded by the exons TGACACAAAAAGAATGGAGGAACTTTTTACCAGAAACCAACAGATGAAAGAACAACACAGATTACTCACCGAGAACATTAAGGTTCTGGAAAACAG GCTTAGGGCTGGGCTGTGTGACAGATGTACAGTCACTCAAGAGGTAGCCAAGAGAAGACAACAGGAATTTGAAGCCTCCCAGATACAGAGCCTCCAGCACATCTCTCTACTTG CTGGAGAGATGAACAACCTGAAAAAAGAGAACAAGAAACTTAAAGATGAAATCAGAAACTTAAAAGCAGCACTTGA caAAGGTCACAGTGACCACTCTTCCAATAGTAGCACCACCACAGAGGTCAAGCCAAACTCTTCCCCTGCCCTTTCACCCTCATCTGGAATCCTGTCCCTTGTCAATACAACAACCAGCAGGGCAAGCAACAAGCCAGCAGATGGCAACATTTCAGTAAAGCCTGATGTcgaactgaaaactgaag aaaccGAAGGCAGACAGTTAAGAGGAATCAACCGAAGCCAGTTT GATGCTCTTCCAATGTCAGCCCTCACATTGCCATCATGGAAGAAAGAACACTTTGTAACTCGTGCTGGAGAGAAGAG AATTCAAAATGTTGAAGGACTCGACCAGTGTTCCTCCATGCCTACTAATTCTCTGCTTAGGAGATCTTCTGTCTCAGCTGCTGGAGAGGTGCGACCCGGCAGACATGTTGTCCATGCTCCTGTCGCCCGACATCCTCAAGCAatcaacagcagctctgctTCTCTTCGCTGGTCCCTATCTGAATCATCTGATTGGATTACTGCTGGCACCAACCCAGTAGTGCAAACTTCACCCAATCTACACTCGCAACATTTTCATAGCTTGAACCCAACTAGGCAACAGGCCAGCCCTAGAAGGCAGGTTTTTAGTCCTCCGTTTCCTAAGCAAAGCAACATTCAGCCCCCTGCCAGAGAGCCAACTGTAGTTTTCCGATTGACAAACCTGCCAGAATACATGGAGAGTCAAACTAAGcccacagagaaaacagagaaaaaggaaaacctgCTACCCAAGGTTGAGAGGGTGTCTGAAGAAGGGTTAAAAGAGTTAAATGATGGGCCTTTGGACTTATCTGATCGGGGGAAGTCCATATCCAGtcaagtgccaaaaagtgattcaTCCTCAGCCTTACAAGATGGAACAAGAGTTCAAAAGAGCCCTGAATTGGAAGTAAATACAAATTCTTCTGTAGACATAGCAGAATCATCATCTTCACCTATTGTCATTCCTTCATCATCATGTGCAACGCCAGGCAAACAGACAGAAGAGCAAGCACCTGACAAGGATCCTAACCACAAG CAGGTAGATAAAGAGCAGGATCAGAAAGAGGAGGTGAATGGAAAGACGGATGAAAGCAAGGGGAAGAAGGTGCCTATCCTCACTCTATCATTACGGCCAG caGTAGTGGTGTTGGAGACTCTGAACCCAGCTCTGCAAAAGCAAGATTCCTTATCATCAAATGGCAAG TCATCTTCGGCAACAGATGAGCCAGAAACCAGCTCTGATGAGCAGGACGAGGAAGACAGCCGGTCAGGACAAGAAAGCAATCAGGGCTCCAAAAGGAAAAGGGCATCTGTGGAGACAGACGCAGACAGAGAtttcaacacagacagca ACAACCACCGGGAGAGGAAGCTCAAGATCACAATGAGATCAGAGGAAAAGAGCCCTAGATAA
- the rbbp8l gene encoding uncharacterized protein rbbp8l isoform X5: MNNLKKENKKLKDEIRNLKAALDKGHSDHSSNSSTTTEVKPNSSPALSPSSGILSLVNTTTSRASNKPADGNISVKPDVELKTEETEGRQLRGINRSQFDALPMSALTLPSWKKEHFVTRAGEKRIQNVEGLDQCSSMPTNSLLRRSSVSAAGEVRPGRHVVHAPVARHPQAINSSSASLRWSLSESSDWITAGTNPVVQTSPNLHSQHFHSLNPTRQQASPRRQVFSPPFPKQSNIQPPAREPTVVFRLTNLPEYMESQTKPTEKTEKKENLLPKVERVSEEGLKELNDGPLDLSDRGKSISSQVPKSDSSSALQDGTRVQKSPELEVNTNSSVDIAESSSSPIVIPSSSCATPGKQTEEQAPDKDPNHKQVDKEQDQKEEVNGKTDESKGKKVPILTLSLRPAVVVLETLNPALQKQDSLSSNGKSSSATDEPETSSDEQDEEDSRSGQESNQGSKRKRASVETDADRDFNTDSNNHRERKLKITMRSEEKSPR; encoded by the exons ATGAACAACCTGAAAAAAGAGAACAAGAAACTTAAAGATGAAATCAGAAACTTAAAAGCAGCACTTGA caAAGGTCACAGTGACCACTCTTCCAATAGTAGCACCACCACAGAGGTCAAGCCAAACTCTTCCCCTGCCCTTTCACCCTCATCTGGAATCCTGTCCCTTGTCAATACAACAACCAGCAGGGCAAGCAACAAGCCAGCAGATGGCAACATTTCAGTAAAGCCTGATGTcgaactgaaaactgaag aaaccGAAGGCAGACAGTTAAGAGGAATCAACCGAAGCCAGTTT GATGCTCTTCCAATGTCAGCCCTCACATTGCCATCATGGAAGAAAGAACACTTTGTAACTCGTGCTGGAGAGAAGAG AATTCAAAATGTTGAAGGACTCGACCAGTGTTCCTCCATGCCTACTAATTCTCTGCTTAGGAGATCTTCTGTCTCAGCTGCTGGAGAGGTGCGACCCGGCAGACATGTTGTCCATGCTCCTGTCGCCCGACATCCTCAAGCAatcaacagcagctctgctTCTCTTCGCTGGTCCCTATCTGAATCATCTGATTGGATTACTGCTGGCACCAACCCAGTAGTGCAAACTTCACCCAATCTACACTCGCAACATTTTCATAGCTTGAACCCAACTAGGCAACAGGCCAGCCCTAGAAGGCAGGTTTTTAGTCCTCCGTTTCCTAAGCAAAGCAACATTCAGCCCCCTGCCAGAGAGCCAACTGTAGTTTTCCGATTGACAAACCTGCCAGAATACATGGAGAGTCAAACTAAGcccacagagaaaacagagaaaaaggaaaacctgCTACCCAAGGTTGAGAGGGTGTCTGAAGAAGGGTTAAAAGAGTTAAATGATGGGCCTTTGGACTTATCTGATCGGGGGAAGTCCATATCCAGtcaagtgccaaaaagtgattcaTCCTCAGCCTTACAAGATGGAACAAGAGTTCAAAAGAGCCCTGAATTGGAAGTAAATACAAATTCTTCTGTAGACATAGCAGAATCATCATCTTCACCTATTGTCATTCCTTCATCATCATGTGCAACGCCAGGCAAACAGACAGAAGAGCAAGCACCTGACAAGGATCCTAACCACAAG CAGGTAGATAAAGAGCAGGATCAGAAAGAGGAGGTGAATGGAAAGACGGATGAAAGCAAGGGGAAGAAGGTGCCTATCCTCACTCTATCATTACGGCCAG caGTAGTGGTGTTGGAGACTCTGAACCCAGCTCTGCAAAAGCAAGATTCCTTATCATCAAATGGCAAG TCATCTTCGGCAACAGATGAGCCAGAAACCAGCTCTGATGAGCAGGACGAGGAAGACAGCCGGTCAGGACAAGAAAGCAATCAGGGCTCCAAAAGGAAAAGGGCATCTGTGGAGACAGACGCAGACAGAGAtttcaacacagacagca ACAACCACCGGGAGAGGAAGCTCAAGATCACAATGAGATCAGAGGAAAAGAGCCCTAGATAA
- the rbbp8l gene encoding DNA endonuclease RBBP8 isoform X3, giving the protein MECFNDLLHKLKEVHEREIEGWQVKVQELSNKKGCDTKRMEELFTRNQQMKEQHRLLTENIKVLENRLRAGLCDRCTVTQEVAKRRQQEFEASQIQSLQHISLLAGEMNNLKKENKKLKDEIRNLKAALDKGHSDHSSNSSTTTEVKPNSSPALSPSSGILSLVNTTTSRASNKPADGNISVKPDVELKTEETEGRQLRGINRSQFDALPMSALTLPSWKKEHFVTRAGEKRIQNVEGLDQCSSMPTNSLLRRSSVSAAGEVRPGRHVVHAPVARHPQAINSSSASLRWSLSESSDWITAGTNPVVQTSPNLHSQHFHSLNPTRQQASPRRQVFSPPFPKQSNIQPPAREPTVVFRLTNLPEYMESQTKPTEKTEKKENLLPKVERVSEEGLKELNDGPLDLSDRGKSISSQVPKSDSSSALQDGTRVQKSPELEVNTNSSVDIAESSSSPIVIPSSSCATPGKQTEEQAPDKDPNHKVDKEQDQKEEVNGKTDESKGKKVPILTLSLRPAVVVLETLNPALQKQDSLSSNGKSSSATDEPETSSDEQDEEDSRSGQESNQGSKRKRASVETDADRDFNTDSNNHRERKLKITMRSEEKSPR; this is encoded by the exons TGACACAAAAAGAATGGAGGAACTTTTTACCAGAAACCAACAGATGAAAGAACAACACAGATTACTCACCGAGAACATTAAGGTTCTGGAAAACAG GCTTAGGGCTGGGCTGTGTGACAGATGTACAGTCACTCAAGAGGTAGCCAAGAGAAGACAACAGGAATTTGAAGCCTCCCAGATACAGAGCCTCCAGCACATCTCTCTACTTG CTGGAGAGATGAACAACCTGAAAAAAGAGAACAAGAAACTTAAAGATGAAATCAGAAACTTAAAAGCAGCACTTGA caAAGGTCACAGTGACCACTCTTCCAATAGTAGCACCACCACAGAGGTCAAGCCAAACTCTTCCCCTGCCCTTTCACCCTCATCTGGAATCCTGTCCCTTGTCAATACAACAACCAGCAGGGCAAGCAACAAGCCAGCAGATGGCAACATTTCAGTAAAGCCTGATGTcgaactgaaaactgaag aaaccGAAGGCAGACAGTTAAGAGGAATCAACCGAAGCCAGTTT GATGCTCTTCCAATGTCAGCCCTCACATTGCCATCATGGAAGAAAGAACACTTTGTAACTCGTGCTGGAGAGAAGAG AATTCAAAATGTTGAAGGACTCGACCAGTGTTCCTCCATGCCTACTAATTCTCTGCTTAGGAGATCTTCTGTCTCAGCTGCTGGAGAGGTGCGACCCGGCAGACATGTTGTCCATGCTCCTGTCGCCCGACATCCTCAAGCAatcaacagcagctctgctTCTCTTCGCTGGTCCCTATCTGAATCATCTGATTGGATTACTGCTGGCACCAACCCAGTAGTGCAAACTTCACCCAATCTACACTCGCAACATTTTCATAGCTTGAACCCAACTAGGCAACAGGCCAGCCCTAGAAGGCAGGTTTTTAGTCCTCCGTTTCCTAAGCAAAGCAACATTCAGCCCCCTGCCAGAGAGCCAACTGTAGTTTTCCGATTGACAAACCTGCCAGAATACATGGAGAGTCAAACTAAGcccacagagaaaacagagaaaaaggaaaacctgCTACCCAAGGTTGAGAGGGTGTCTGAAGAAGGGTTAAAAGAGTTAAATGATGGGCCTTTGGACTTATCTGATCGGGGGAAGTCCATATCCAGtcaagtgccaaaaagtgattcaTCCTCAGCCTTACAAGATGGAACAAGAGTTCAAAAGAGCCCTGAATTGGAAGTAAATACAAATTCTTCTGTAGACATAGCAGAATCATCATCTTCACCTATTGTCATTCCTTCATCATCATGTGCAACGCCAGGCAAACAGACAGAAGAGCAAGCACCTGACAAGGATCCTAACCACAAG GTAGATAAAGAGCAGGATCAGAAAGAGGAGGTGAATGGAAAGACGGATGAAAGCAAGGGGAAGAAGGTGCCTATCCTCACTCTATCATTACGGCCAG caGTAGTGGTGTTGGAGACTCTGAACCCAGCTCTGCAAAAGCAAGATTCCTTATCATCAAATGGCAAG TCATCTTCGGCAACAGATGAGCCAGAAACCAGCTCTGATGAGCAGGACGAGGAAGACAGCCGGTCAGGACAAGAAAGCAATCAGGGCTCCAAAAGGAAAAGGGCATCTGTGGAGACAGACGCAGACAGAGAtttcaacacagacagca ACAACCACCGGGAGAGGAAGCTCAAGATCACAATGAGATCAGAGGAAAAGAGCCCTAGATAA
- the rbbp8l gene encoding DNA endonuclease RBBP8 isoform X2, producing the protein MECFNDLLHKLKEVHEREIEGWQVKVQELSNKKGCDTKRMEELFTRNQQMKEQHRLLTENIKVLENRLRAGLCDRCTVTQEVAKRRQQEFEASQIQSLQHISLLAGEMNNLKKENKKLKDEIRNLKAALDKGHSDHSSNSSTTTEVKPNSSPALSPSSGILSLVNTTTSRASNKPADGNISVKPDVELKTEETEGRQLRGINRSQFDALPMSALTLPSWKKEHFVTRAGEKRIQNVEGLDQCSSMPTNSLLRRSSVSAAGEVRPGRHVVHAPVARHPQAINSSSASLRWSLSESSDWITAGTNPVVQTSPNLHSQHFHSLNPTRQQASPRRQVFSPPFPKQSNIQPPAREPTVVFRLTNLPEYMESQTKPTEKTEKKENLLPKVERVSEEGLKELNDGPLDLSDRGKSISSQVPKSDSSSALQDGTRVQKSPELEVNTNSSVDIAESSSSPIVIPSSSCATPGKQTEEQAPDKDPNHKQVDKEQDQKEEVNGKTDESKGKKVPILTLSLRPVVVLETLNPALQKQDSLSSNGKSSSATDEPETSSDEQDEEDSRSGQESNQGSKRKRASVETDADRDFNTDSNNHRERKLKITMRSEEKSPR; encoded by the exons TGACACAAAAAGAATGGAGGAACTTTTTACCAGAAACCAACAGATGAAAGAACAACACAGATTACTCACCGAGAACATTAAGGTTCTGGAAAACAG GCTTAGGGCTGGGCTGTGTGACAGATGTACAGTCACTCAAGAGGTAGCCAAGAGAAGACAACAGGAATTTGAAGCCTCCCAGATACAGAGCCTCCAGCACATCTCTCTACTTG CTGGAGAGATGAACAACCTGAAAAAAGAGAACAAGAAACTTAAAGATGAAATCAGAAACTTAAAAGCAGCACTTGA caAAGGTCACAGTGACCACTCTTCCAATAGTAGCACCACCACAGAGGTCAAGCCAAACTCTTCCCCTGCCCTTTCACCCTCATCTGGAATCCTGTCCCTTGTCAATACAACAACCAGCAGGGCAAGCAACAAGCCAGCAGATGGCAACATTTCAGTAAAGCCTGATGTcgaactgaaaactgaag aaaccGAAGGCAGACAGTTAAGAGGAATCAACCGAAGCCAGTTT GATGCTCTTCCAATGTCAGCCCTCACATTGCCATCATGGAAGAAAGAACACTTTGTAACTCGTGCTGGAGAGAAGAG AATTCAAAATGTTGAAGGACTCGACCAGTGTTCCTCCATGCCTACTAATTCTCTGCTTAGGAGATCTTCTGTCTCAGCTGCTGGAGAGGTGCGACCCGGCAGACATGTTGTCCATGCTCCTGTCGCCCGACATCCTCAAGCAatcaacagcagctctgctTCTCTTCGCTGGTCCCTATCTGAATCATCTGATTGGATTACTGCTGGCACCAACCCAGTAGTGCAAACTTCACCCAATCTACACTCGCAACATTTTCATAGCTTGAACCCAACTAGGCAACAGGCCAGCCCTAGAAGGCAGGTTTTTAGTCCTCCGTTTCCTAAGCAAAGCAACATTCAGCCCCCTGCCAGAGAGCCAACTGTAGTTTTCCGATTGACAAACCTGCCAGAATACATGGAGAGTCAAACTAAGcccacagagaaaacagagaaaaaggaaaacctgCTACCCAAGGTTGAGAGGGTGTCTGAAGAAGGGTTAAAAGAGTTAAATGATGGGCCTTTGGACTTATCTGATCGGGGGAAGTCCATATCCAGtcaagtgccaaaaagtgattcaTCCTCAGCCTTACAAGATGGAACAAGAGTTCAAAAGAGCCCTGAATTGGAAGTAAATACAAATTCTTCTGTAGACATAGCAGAATCATCATCTTCACCTATTGTCATTCCTTCATCATCATGTGCAACGCCAGGCAAACAGACAGAAGAGCAAGCACCTGACAAGGATCCTAACCACAAG CAGGTAGATAAAGAGCAGGATCAGAAAGAGGAGGTGAATGGAAAGACGGATGAAAGCAAGGGGAAGAAGGTGCCTATCCTCACTCTATCATTACGGCCAG TAGTGGTGTTGGAGACTCTGAACCCAGCTCTGCAAAAGCAAGATTCCTTATCATCAAATGGCAAG TCATCTTCGGCAACAGATGAGCCAGAAACCAGCTCTGATGAGCAGGACGAGGAAGACAGCCGGTCAGGACAAGAAAGCAATCAGGGCTCCAAAAGGAAAAGGGCATCTGTGGAGACAGACGCAGACAGAGAtttcaacacagacagca ACAACCACCGGGAGAGGAAGCTCAAGATCACAATGAGATCAGAGGAAAAGAGCCCTAGATAA